One genomic region from Hyalangium ruber encodes:
- a CDS encoding phytanoyl-CoA dioxygenase family protein, with translation MNSKQPLPPALNLLKSVVPRFVIDRIPPAVKDAVPRNLGEALPLVKGMVPSALRERIPPAIKERLRSMIGAPGPVVEDDSTPVTDILAARGIQLRQLQSFRRENFPHDGPKMWLDAPDAAQRIEDKLRAGLITADEAELCRKFARDGYVVVEKLFDDAFLDRLWDAFLRDIKSGRVPLEPEKPGEDRSEWGRVLNIHNYVPEMAELLFHERLKQRISLLVGREAIPFQTIPSFRGSEQPPHSDAIHMTTYPLGFLSAAWVAFEDIHPDSGPLVYYPGSHRLPYFLSRDAGIGPTEFKEKGRNPYTAKYEPFIQKKIDELGLKPAYFTPKKGDVLIWHHNLLHGGSPRRDRQHSRKSVVCHFYASNVICYHDLSGDPAGVGVKA, from the coding sequence ATGAACTCCAAACAACCGCTTCCCCCAGCACTCAATCTGCTGAAGAGCGTTGTCCCGCGCTTCGTCATCGACCGCATTCCCCCTGCTGTGAAGGATGCCGTTCCGCGCAACCTGGGAGAGGCCCTCCCGCTGGTGAAGGGCATGGTCCCCAGTGCCCTCCGGGAGCGGATTCCTCCTGCCATCAAGGAGCGCCTCCGGAGCATGATCGGCGCCCCCGGTCCCGTGGTGGAGGATGACTCCACCCCCGTCACCGACATCCTCGCGGCCCGGGGCATCCAGCTCCGGCAGCTCCAGTCATTCCGGCGGGAGAACTTCCCCCACGACGGGCCGAAGATGTGGCTCGACGCGCCGGACGCCGCTCAGCGCATCGAAGACAAGCTGCGCGCGGGCCTCATCACCGCCGACGAGGCCGAGCTGTGCCGCAAGTTCGCGCGCGATGGCTACGTCGTCGTGGAGAAGCTCTTCGATGACGCGTTCCTGGATCGTCTCTGGGACGCGTTCCTGCGCGACATCAAGTCGGGCCGCGTTCCGCTGGAGCCGGAGAAGCCGGGTGAGGACCGCTCCGAGTGGGGGCGCGTGCTCAACATCCACAACTACGTGCCGGAGATGGCGGAGCTGCTCTTCCACGAGCGCTTGAAGCAGCGCATCTCCCTGCTGGTGGGGCGCGAGGCCATCCCCTTCCAGACGATCCCCTCGTTCCGGGGCTCGGAGCAGCCGCCGCACTCGGACGCCATCCACATGACAACCTACCCGCTGGGCTTCCTGTCCGCGGCCTGGGTCGCCTTCGAGGACATCCACCCGGACTCGGGGCCGCTGGTCTACTACCCGGGGAGCCACCGGCTGCCCTACTTCCTCTCGAGGGACGCGGGCATCGGGCCCACGGAGTTCAAGGAGAAGGGCCGCAACCCGTACACCGCCAAGTACGAGCCCTTCATCCAGAAGAAGATCGACGAGCTGGGCCTGAAGCCCGCCTACTTCACGCCGAAGAAGGGCGACGTCCTCATCTGGCACCACAACCTGCTCCACGGCGGCTCGCCGCGGCGCGATCGCCAGCACTCGCGCAAGTCGGTGGTGTGCCACTTCTACGCCAGCAACGTCATCTGCTACCACGACCTCTCGGGCGATCCGGCGGGCGTCGGCGTGAAGGCCTGA
- a CDS encoding GIY-YIG nuclease family protein, whose protein sequence is MSSNDPGARRGSSTRRAELKQNYKEKPPPMGVFVVRNRANGKVMVGSSLNLPGALNRVRFELTTGMHRTYPALQEDWQHHGADAFSFEVLDVLPPPEEPGADLKEELRVLESLWLERLRPYGEAGYNTLPDEVTAR, encoded by the coding sequence ATGTCCTCGAATGATCCTGGCGCGCGGCGCGGCAGCTCGACGCGCCGTGCGGAGCTGAAGCAGAACTACAAGGAGAAGCCTCCCCCGATGGGGGTGTTCGTCGTCCGCAACCGGGCCAACGGCAAGGTGATGGTGGGTTCGAGCCTCAACCTGCCGGGCGCACTCAACCGCGTCCGTTTCGAGCTGACGACTGGGATGCACCGCACCTACCCGGCGCTGCAGGAGGACTGGCAGCACCACGGCGCCGATGCGTTCTCCTTCGAGGTGCTCGACGTGCTGCCTCCCCCGGAGGAGCCGGGCGCGGACCTGAAGGAGGAGCTGCGGGTGCTGGAGTCGCTCTGGCTGGAGCGGCTCCGCCCCTACGGAGAGGCCGGCTACAACACCTTGCCGGACGAGGTCACGGCGCGTTGA
- a CDS encoding alpha/beta hydrolase, whose amino-acid sequence MNLLPGIASLKLTTDRLETHLLVSGPLDGEPVVFLHGNVSSCRFYEETLAAMPSRYRCLAPDFRSYGGSARAPIDATRGLRDFSDDLLSLLRHPKALPSPRKVHLLGWSAGGGVAMQFAIDHPELVASLVLIAPVSPHGFGGTRGLEGTPCFPDFAGSGGGSANPEFVRRLAAGDASQESDFSPRKVMRQFYFKPPFRLDRAREDVLVAEMLQMAVGEDAYPGGGVPSPHWPGVAPGRGGMNNALSPRHCDLTAFSELPTRPPVLWIRGADDQIVSDASLFDFGMLGKLGAVPGWPGEAVYPPQPMVSQTRAMLERYQARGGKVREEVLPSVGHSPHLEASEAFRALLLGFLPG is encoded by the coding sequence ATGAACCTCCTGCCCGGCATCGCGTCCCTGAAGCTCACGACGGATCGCCTCGAGACCCACTTGCTCGTGAGCGGCCCGCTCGACGGTGAGCCCGTGGTCTTCCTGCACGGCAACGTCTCGTCCTGTCGCTTCTACGAGGAGACCCTGGCCGCGATGCCCTCGCGCTACCGGTGCCTTGCGCCGGACTTCAGGAGCTACGGCGGTTCGGCTCGGGCGCCCATCGACGCGACCCGGGGCCTGCGGGACTTCTCCGACGACCTGCTCTCGCTCCTGCGCCACCCGAAGGCCCTGCCGTCGCCTCGGAAGGTCCACCTCCTCGGCTGGTCCGCGGGCGGTGGCGTGGCGATGCAGTTCGCCATCGACCACCCGGAGCTCGTGGCCTCGCTGGTCCTCATCGCTCCGGTGTCTCCCCACGGCTTCGGCGGAACCCGAGGCCTGGAAGGGACGCCCTGCTTCCCCGACTTCGCGGGCTCGGGCGGCGGATCGGCCAACCCGGAGTTCGTCAGGCGCCTCGCCGCGGGGGACGCCTCCCAAGAGAGCGACTTCTCGCCGCGCAAGGTGATGCGGCAGTTCTATTTCAAGCCTCCCTTTCGGTTGGACCGCGCGCGCGAGGATGTGCTCGTCGCGGAGATGCTCCAGATGGCGGTGGGGGAAGACGCCTATCCCGGAGGAGGAGTGCCCTCGCCGCACTGGCCGGGAGTGGCTCCGGGGCGCGGGGGGATGAACAACGCCCTCTCTCCTCGCCACTGCGACCTCACCGCGTTCTCGGAGCTCCCCACGCGTCCGCCTGTGCTCTGGATTCGCGGCGCGGACGATCAGATCGTCTCCGACGCGTCCCTCTTCGACTTCGGGATGCTCGGCAAGCTGGGGGCGGTGCCGGGCTGGCCGGGGGAGGCGGTGTACCCGCCTCAACCCATGGTCAGCCAGACGCGGGCGATGCTCGAGCGCTACCAGGCGCGGGGAGGCAAGGTCCGCGAAGAGGTCCTCCCCAGCGTCGGCCACTCGCCCCACCTCGAAGCGTCCGAGGCCTTCCGGGCGCTCCTCCTCGGCTTCCTGCCAGGGTAG